One window from the genome of Montipora foliosa isolate CH-2021 chromosome 5, ASM3666993v2, whole genome shotgun sequence encodes:
- the LOC138003340 gene encoding protein adenylyltransferase SelO-like isoform X4 gives MLGEYLNRNGEKWELQLKGSGRTPYSRHGDGRAVLRSSVREFLASEVMFHLGVPTSRAAAIVVSNDLVWRDQFYDGHPMQEKAAVVLRLAKSWFRFGSLEILTSNNEYDNLKKVVDFIMKEHFPEVAKETTKYLAFFSKVVSMTAELIVKWQSVGFAHGVCNTDNFSLLSITIDYGPFGFLDEYNPDFVPNSSDEEGRYSYKNQPSVGFFNLEKLLQALKPLLEDFSAGEKVLLTYVDTFNERFLITFGHKLGLANVGAADETLIQSFLWMMSLTRADFTMSFRELSEISLRDLVADRLPSESWALKKLKTHTNWKDWLVRYTERLELNGDMDSDEKRKRRMQDVNPRYVLRNWMAQSAIAKAEKNDFSEVRQLLDILKRPFMKQILAENLGYSSQPPPWATRLRVSCSS, from the exons ATGTTAGGGGAATACCTAAACAG gaatgGTGAGAAGTGGGAGCTTCAGTTGAAGGGCTCAGGAAGAACACCTTACTCCAG acatgGTGATGGTCGAGCTGTCCTAAGATCATCTGTGAGGGAATTTCTGGCCAGTGAAGTCATGTTCCATCTAGGTGTACCCACAAGTCGAGCTGCTGCGATTGTTGTGAGCAATGATCTTGTATGGAGAGATCAGTTTTACGATGGACATCCCATGCAAGAAAAAG CTGCAGTTGTGCTGCGTTTGGCAAAATCTTGGTTCAGATTTGGATCGCTGGAAATCCTAACAAGCAATAATGAATACGACAATCTCAA gaaagTCGTGGATTTTATTATGAAAGAACATTTTCCAGAAGTAGCGAAAGAGACCACAAAATATCTG gcatttttctcaaaagtcGTTTCAATGACAGCCGAGTTAATAGTCAAATGGCAATCAGTTGGATTTGCTCATG GTGTTTGTAACACGGATAACTTTAGCCTGTTGTCCATCACAATAGACTACGGTCCATTTGGCTTCTTAGACGAATATAACCCAG attttgttCCCAATTCATCTGACGAAGAAGGACGGTACAGTTATAAGAATCAGCCGAGTGTTGGGtttttcaatttggaaaagttGCTACAGGCTCTAAAGCCCCTTCTAGAAGATTTTAGTGC AGGAGAGAAAGTTCTATTGACCTACGTGGACACGTTTAACGAAAG GTTCTTGATTACTTTTGGACACAAGCTTGGCTTAGCCAATGTTGGAGCGGCCGACGAAACGCTCATTCAGTCTTTTCTCTGG ATGATGTCGTTGACTCGAGCTGACTTTACCATGTCTTTCCGTGAGTTAAGTGAAATTTCCTTGCGTGACTTAGTCGCAGATCGTTTGCCAAGTGAATCATGGGCGTTGAAGAAGCTTAAAACCCACACAAACTGGAAAGACTGGCTAGTACGATACACAGAGCGACTTGAACT AAATGGTGACATGGATTCAGACGAGAAGAGGAAACGGAGAATGCAgg atgtAAATCCACGTTATGTACTGCGGAACTGGATGGCTCAGTCAGCGATAGCAAAGGCAGAGAAAAACGATTTTTCAGAG gttCGGCAATTACTGGACATTCTAAAAAGACCATTTATGAAACAG ATTCTTGCTGAGAACCTTGGGTATTCGTCCCAGCCTCCTCCATGGGCAACTCGGCTACGAGTGAGCTGTTCTTCTTAA
- the LOC138004212 gene encoding uncharacterized protein produces MPTSGSGVLDGILSATSGSNVTKSNSQNLTKDSSSSPPESSRGSKDSGTRKQPASKTAADCGANSSLKVTSRPSDEETTLHNKIDLLMGLVQDMAPVVKTLQEAHDASLLHDVDEDASAESASDSGEHEVDEPPSKRPKSDLGTQSSSPKTGESTNASNSKVDSLVTEVTEDEVTGPAISERIASVLNNILASGLNEQAIKRRKENIHRPSNSKLLTQTRVNPEIWDIAKKQTRSMDSRLQALQDTLVKGLIPLADLTGKVGESLDSDTVMPTKEALWEGLSNSLLLVAAANHSLNICRRDMFKTELDDNYKALCNNKHPIGSELFGDDFTERLKTVTESNKAAKQLTRSNKSVSQKYKGSSKPFLAQVGRNQRPFNQYNSNTRGYQRNSRHNYRKEPSKTESKTTKQTVKQS; encoded by the coding sequence ATGCCTACGTCGGGCTCCGGCGTTCTCGATGGCATACTCAGTGCGACCTCTGGGTCAAACGTAACCAAGTCAAATTCGCAGAATTTGACGAAAGATTCATCCTCTTCTCCGCCGGAGAGTTCTCGTGGAAGCAAAGACTCGGGGACAAGGAAACAGCCCGCGTCCAAGACCGCCGCTGATTGTGGCGCGAATTCGAGCTTGAAAGTTACTTCTAGGCCTTCGGATGAAGAAACCACGCTCCACAACAAGATTGACCTCTTGATGGGGCTCGTGCAAGATATGGCACCTGTGGTAAAAACACTACAAGAAGCTCACGATGCTTCACTTCTTCACGACGTGGACGAGGATGCCTCGGCCGAAAGCGCCAGTGATAGTGGCGAACACGAGGTCGATGAACCTCCGAGTAAACGACCCAAATCTGACTTGGGTACACAGTCCAGTTCTCCTAAGACAGGGGAATCAACAAACGCCTCTAACAGCAAGGTGGATTCTCTTGTCACAGAAGTGACAGAGGACGAAGTGACAGGGCCAGCGATCTCTGAAAGAATCGCAAGCGTGCTCAACAACATACTCGCTAGTGGTCTAAATGAACAAGCCATAAAGAGGCGGAAAGAGAACATTCACAGACCTTCAAACAGCAAATTGCTTACACAAACTCGTGTCAACCCAGAGATTTGGGACATTGCTAAGAAGCAGACACGTAGCATGGATTCCAGGCTACAAGCCTTACAGGACACCCTGGTAAAGGGATTAATTCCACTGGCTGATTTGACAGGGAAAGTAGGCGAATCCTTGGATTCAGACACTGTTATGCCTACCAAAGAAGCCTTATGGGAAGGCTTATCAAATTCTCTCCTACTTGTGGCTGCAGCAAATCACAGCTTAAACATTTGTCGCCGTGATATGTTCAAAACAGAGTTGGATGACAACTATAAGGCCTTGTGTAACAACAAGCACCCTATTGGGAGTGAACTTTTTGGAGATGACTTCACAGAACGGCTCAAAACTGTCACAGAGAGTAACAAAGCAGCTAAACAACTCACAAGGTCCAATAAATCAGTTTCTCAGAAGTATAAAGGCTCATCAAAACCTTTTTTAGCCCAAGTGGGGCGCAACCAGCGCCCCTTCAATCAATACAATTCCAATACACGAGGCTACCAGAGAAACAGCCGTCACAACTACAGGAAGGAACCTTCCAAAACAGAATCCAAGACTACCAAACAGACTGTGAAACAGTCGTAA